The Mycolicibacterium flavescens genome has a segment encoding these proteins:
- the gcvP gene encoding glycine dehydrogenase, decarboxylating, producing the protein MFDHHQPDFADRHIGPDADAVASMLETIGVSSLDELAEKALPSGILDALSADDLAPGLDRLPAAASEDEALTELRALADVNTVAVSMIGQGYYDTLTPPVLRRNILENPAWYTAYTPYQPEISQGRLEALLNFQTMVTDLTGLEVANASMLDEGTAAAEAMTLMHRAVRGPSNRLAVDADLFRQSAAVLATRAEPLGIEIVTADLTQGLPDGDFFGVIAQLPGASGAVVNWSELVAQAHDRDALVAIGADLLALTLLTPPGEIGADVAFGSTQRFGVPMGFGGPHAGYLAVHAKHARQLPGRLVGVSLDADGAPAYRLALQTREQHIRRDKATSNICTAQVLLAVMAAMYVSYHGADGLTGIARRVYQRARAVAAGLTAAGVEVVHREFFDTVLAKVPGRAAAVREAAKTRGINVWLVDDDHVSVSSDEATTAAHVEAVLSAFSATPVDSEFDGPGIATRTSEFLTHPAFTRYRTETEMMRYLRSLADKDIALDRSMIPLGSCTMKLNAAAEMEPITWPEFARQHPFAPASDTPGLRKLIADLEQWLIDITGYDAVSLQPNAGSQGEYAGLLAIQAYHAERGEPDRNVCLIPSSAHGTNAASAALAGMRVVVVACRPNGDVDLDDLRAKVSEHADRLSALMITYPSTHGVYEHDIADICAAVHDAGGQVYVDGANLNALVGLARPGRFGGDVSHLNLHKTFCIPHGGGGPGVGPVAVRAHLARYLPGHPLAEELPDTYTVSAAPYGSASILPISWAYIRMMGPGGLRAASLTAIASANYIARRLDEYYPVLYTGENRMVAHECILDLRTITKQTGVTVDDVAKRLADYGFHAPTMSFPVAGTLMVEPTESESLAEVDAFCEAMIAIRAEIDKVGDGTWPAEDNPLRNAPHTAESLLIDDWKHAYTREEAAYPLSKNYRPKVWPPVRRIDGAYGDRNLVCSCPPVEAFA; encoded by the coding sequence GTGTTCGATCACCATCAGCCCGATTTCGCCGACCGCCACATCGGACCGGATGCCGACGCCGTCGCCAGCATGCTCGAGACGATCGGAGTCTCCTCGCTCGACGAACTAGCCGAGAAGGCGCTGCCGTCGGGCATCCTCGACGCGCTGTCGGCCGACGATTTGGCCCCGGGGCTCGACCGGCTGCCCGCGGCCGCCTCCGAGGACGAGGCGCTGACCGAACTGCGCGCGCTCGCCGACGTGAACACCGTGGCCGTGTCGATGATCGGCCAGGGCTACTACGACACGCTGACCCCGCCGGTGTTGCGCCGCAACATCCTTGAAAACCCCGCCTGGTACACCGCCTACACCCCGTATCAGCCGGAGATCAGCCAGGGCCGCCTCGAGGCGCTGCTCAACTTCCAGACCATGGTGACCGATCTGACCGGGCTCGAGGTCGCCAACGCGTCCATGCTCGACGAGGGCACGGCGGCCGCCGAGGCGATGACGCTGATGCACCGCGCAGTGCGCGGGCCGTCGAACCGGCTGGCCGTCGACGCCGACCTGTTCCGCCAGAGCGCCGCGGTGCTGGCCACCCGCGCCGAACCGCTCGGCATCGAGATCGTCACCGCCGATCTGACCCAGGGACTGCCAGACGGCGACTTCTTCGGCGTCATCGCTCAACTGCCGGGAGCCAGTGGCGCCGTCGTGAACTGGAGCGAGCTCGTCGCCCAAGCCCATGACCGCGACGCTTTGGTCGCGATCGGTGCGGACCTGCTGGCGTTGACGCTGCTCACCCCGCCCGGTGAGATCGGCGCCGATGTCGCGTTCGGAAGCACCCAGAGATTCGGTGTGCCAATGGGTTTCGGTGGACCCCATGCGGGATATCTGGCCGTGCACGCCAAGCACGCGCGCCAGCTGCCGGGCCGCCTTGTCGGGGTGTCGCTCGATGCCGACGGCGCGCCGGCGTACCGGTTGGCGTTGCAGACCCGCGAACAGCACATCCGCCGCGACAAGGCCACCAGCAACATCTGCACCGCGCAGGTGCTGCTGGCGGTGATGGCCGCGATGTACGTCAGCTACCACGGCGCCGACGGCCTGACCGGGATCGCCCGCCGGGTGTACCAGCGGGCGCGTGCGGTGGCGGCCGGGTTGACGGCAGCCGGGGTCGAGGTCGTGCACCGCGAGTTCTTCGACACCGTTCTGGCCAAGGTGCCCGGCCGGGCAGCGGCGGTGCGCGAGGCCGCCAAGACACGCGGCATCAACGTCTGGCTGGTCGACGACGACCACGTCTCGGTGTCCAGTGACGAGGCGACCACCGCTGCGCATGTCGAGGCGGTGCTGTCGGCCTTCTCGGCGACGCCGGTCGATTCGGAGTTCGACGGCCCCGGCATCGCGACACGCACCTCGGAGTTCCTCACCCATCCGGCGTTCACGCGGTACCGCACCGAAACCGAGATGATGCGCTACCTGCGGTCGCTGGCCGACAAGGACATCGCCTTGGACCGCAGCATGATTCCGCTCGGATCGTGCACGATGAAGCTCAACGCGGCCGCCGAGATGGAGCCGATCACCTGGCCGGAGTTCGCGCGCCAGCATCCGTTCGCACCCGCATCCGACACCCCGGGGCTGCGGAAGCTGATCGCCGACCTGGAGCAGTGGCTGATCGACATCACCGGATACGACGCGGTGTCGCTGCAGCCCAACGCGGGCTCGCAGGGCGAGTACGCCGGCCTGCTGGCGATCCAGGCGTATCACGCCGAGCGCGGTGAGCCCGACCGGAACGTCTGCCTCATCCCGTCGAGCGCGCACGGCACCAATGCGGCCTCGGCGGCGCTGGCGGGCATGCGTGTCGTGGTGGTGGCGTGCCGACCCAACGGCGACGTCGACCTCGACGACCTGCGCGCGAAGGTGAGCGAGCACGCGGATCGACTGTCGGCGTTGATGATCACCTACCCGTCGACGCACGGGGTGTACGAGCACGACATCGCCGACATCTGCGCGGCGGTCCACGACGCGGGCGGTCAAGTGTACGTCGACGGTGCCAACCTCAACGCGCTCGTCGGCCTGGCCCGGCCCGGCCGGTTCGGCGGCGACGTGAGCCACCTCAACCTGCACAAGACGTTCTGCATCCCGCACGGCGGCGGCGGCCCCGGTGTGGGCCCGGTCGCGGTGCGCGCGCACCTGGCGCGGTACCTGCCCGGCCATCCGCTCGCCGAGGAGCTACCGGACACCTACACGGTGTCGGCGGCGCCGTACGGGTCGGCGTCGATCCTGCCGATCAGTTGGGCCTACATCCGGATGATGGGCCCAGGCGGGTTGCGCGCCGCCTCGCTGACCGCCATCGCGTCGGCCAACTACATCGCGCGCCGCCTCGACGAGTACTATCCGGTGCTCTACACCGGCGAGAACCGCATGGTCGCCCACGAGTGCATCCTCGACCTGCGCACCATCACCAAGCAGACCGGCGTGACCGTCGACGATGTGGCAAAGCGGTTGGCGGACTACGGTTTCCACGCACCCACTATGAGTTTCCCGGTGGCGGGCACGCTGATGGTCGAGCCCACCGAGAGCGAAAGCCTCGCCGAGGTCGACGCGTTCTGCGAGGCGATGATCGCGATTCGCGCTGAGATCGACAAGGTCGGCGACGGCACCTGGCCCGCCGAGGACAACCCGCTGCGCAACGCACCGCACACCGCGGAGTCCCTGCTGATCGACGATTGGAAGCACGCCTACACCCGCGAGGAGGCGGCCTATCCGCTGAGCAAGAACTACCGCCCGAAGGTGTGGCCGCCGGTGCGTCGCATCGACGGTGCGTACGGCGACCGCAACCTGGTCTGCTCGTGCCCGCCCGTCGAGGCCTTCGCGTAA
- a CDS encoding MerR family transcriptional regulator — protein sequence MGSPRTARSVCSTHSGLADVCPTQVTEAGSIGERNLEVGDTPRQEQLDLTAASGPADSELTTTPEPAGEPVQAGLFPDNSVPDELVGYRGPSACQIAGITYRQLDYWARTSLVVPSIRSAAGSGSQRLYSFKDILVLKIVKRLLDTGISLHNIRVAVDHLRQRGVRDLANITLFSDGTTVYECTSAEEVVDLLQGGQGVFGIAVSGAMRELTGAIADFPGERADGGESIAAPEDELASRRKHRDRKIG from the coding sequence ATGGGCAGTCCGCGGACGGCGAGAAGCGTATGCTCGACACACTCGGGCTTGGCAGATGTGTGCCCCACGCAGGTCACAGAGGCGGGTTCGATCGGCGAGAGGAATCTGGAAGTGGGAGACACGCCACGTCAGGAGCAGCTGGACCTCACCGCTGCCAGCGGCCCCGCGGATTCGGAACTGACCACCACCCCGGAGCCGGCCGGAGAACCCGTCCAGGCCGGGCTGTTCCCCGACAACTCCGTTCCCGACGAGCTCGTCGGCTACCGCGGCCCCAGCGCCTGCCAGATCGCCGGCATCACCTACCGCCAGCTCGACTACTGGGCTCGGACGTCGCTGGTCGTACCGTCCATCCGCAGCGCGGCAGGCTCGGGCAGCCAGCGGCTGTACTCGTTCAAGGACATCCTGGTCCTCAAGATCGTCAAACGCCTGCTCGATACCGGTATCTCGCTGCACAACATCCGCGTCGCCGTCGACCACCTGCGCCAGCGCGGGGTTCGCGATCTGGCCAACATCACGCTGTTCTCCGACGGCACCACGGTCTACGAGTGCACGTCGGCCGAAGAGGTCGTCGACCTGCTGCAGGGCGGCCAAGGCGTGTTCGGCATCGCGGTTTCGGGTGCGATGCGGGAGTTGACCGGCGCTATCGCCGATTTCCCCGGTGAGCGCGCCGACGGCGGCGAGTCGATCGCGGCGCCCGAGGACGAGTTGGCCTCGCGGCGTAAGCACCGCGACCGCAAGATCGGCTGA
- a CDS encoding Uncharacterised ACR, COG1259 produces the protein MGEVRVVGIRVEQPQNQPVLLLRESNGDRYLPIWIGQSEAAAIALEQQGVEPARPLTHDLIRDVIAALGHSLKEVRIVDLQEGTFYADLIFDRDIKVSARPSDSVAIALRVGVPIYVEEAVLAEAGLIIPDENDDEAAGAVREDEVEKFKEFLDSVSPDDFKAT, from the coding sequence ATGGGTGAGGTTCGTGTGGTCGGCATTCGCGTGGAGCAGCCGCAGAACCAGCCGGTCCTGCTGCTGAGGGAGTCCAACGGCGACCGGTATCTGCCCATCTGGATCGGCCAGTCGGAGGCCGCCGCGATCGCGCTCGAACAGCAGGGCGTCGAGCCGGCCCGGCCGCTGACACACGATCTGATTCGAGATGTCATTGCCGCGCTTGGTCATTCGCTCAAAGAGGTGCGCATCGTCGACCTGCAGGAGGGCACCTTCTACGCCGACCTGATCTTCGACCGCGACATCAAGGTCTCGGCGCGTCCGTCGGATTCCGTGGCGATCGCGCTGCGGGTCGGGGTGCCAATCTACGTCGAGGAAGCGGTGCTGGCGGAGGCCGGGCTGATCATTCCCGACGAGAACGACGACGAAGCGGCGGGCGCGGTGCGCGAGGACGAGGTCGAGAAGTTCAAGGAGTTCCTCGACAGCGTCTCACCGGACGACTTCAAGGCCACCTAG
- a CDS encoding putative transcriptional regulator, with protein sequence MGAPDTPALTGMSIGAVLDLLRPDFPDVTISKIRFLEAEGLVTPERTASGYRRFTAYDCARLRFILTAQRDQYLPLKVIKAQLDAQPNGELPQNGSAYGVPRLVPVSSDGTDGADAPGGAAAVAPTQVRLSREDLLARSGVGEELLGALVKAGIITPGRGGFFDEHSVVIAQCARALEDYGVEPRHLRAFRSAADRQSDLIAQIAGPIVKANKAGARDRADDLAREVAALAITLHTSLIKSAVRDVLDR encoded by the coding sequence ATGGGCGCACCCGACACTCCCGCGCTCACTGGGATGTCGATCGGAGCGGTCCTCGATCTGCTACGACCGGACTTCCCGGACGTGACCATTTCCAAGATCCGATTCCTGGAGGCCGAAGGCCTGGTCACCCCCGAGCGCACCGCGTCGGGTTACCGGCGGTTCACTGCGTACGACTGCGCACGTCTGCGGTTCATCCTCACCGCCCAGCGCGACCAGTACCTGCCGCTGAAGGTGATCAAGGCACAGCTCGACGCACAGCCCAACGGCGAGCTGCCCCAGAACGGATCGGCATACGGCGTACCGCGTTTGGTTCCGGTGTCCTCAGACGGCACAGACGGCGCCGACGCTCCCGGTGGTGCGGCGGCGGTGGCCCCGACGCAGGTGCGCCTGTCGCGGGAGGATCTGCTGGCCCGCTCGGGCGTCGGAGAAGAACTGCTGGGCGCGCTCGTCAAGGCCGGCATCATCACGCCCGGACGAGGCGGATTCTTCGACGAGCATTCCGTGGTGATCGCCCAGTGCGCCCGCGCTCTGGAGGACTACGGCGTCGAGCCCCGGCACCTGCGGGCGTTCCGGTCGGCGGCCGATCGGCAGTCCGATCTGATCGCCCAGATCGCGGGGCCGATCGTCAAGGCCAACAAGGCAGGCGCCCGCGACCGGGCCGACGACCTGGCACGTGAAGTGGCGGCCTTGGCGATCACATTGCACACATCGTTGATCAAGTCGGCTGTGCGCGACGTACTGGATCGCTGA
- a CDS encoding FHA domain-containing protein, producing the protein MTENDQNSGTDQTSDEVTVETTSVFRADFLNELDAPATAGTEGAVSGVEGLPAGSALLVVKRGPNAGSRFLLDQPTTSAGRHPDSDIFLDDVTVSRRHAEFRLESGEFQVVDVGSLNGTYVNREPVDSAVLANGDEVQIGKFRLVFLTGPKNDDSGQAG; encoded by the coding sequence GTGACGGAAAACGACCAGAACTCTGGGACCGACCAGACGTCTGACGAAGTCACCGTGGAGACGACGTCCGTCTTCCGCGCCGACTTCCTCAACGAACTGGACGCCCCGGCCACGGCTGGCACCGAGGGCGCCGTTTCGGGCGTCGAAGGTCTGCCCGCCGGATCGGCGCTGCTGGTCGTCAAGCGCGGGCCGAACGCGGGATCGCGGTTCCTGCTCGACCAGCCCACCACGTCGGCCGGTCGGCATCCCGACAGCGACATCTTCCTCGACGACGTCACGGTGAGCCGCAGACATGCCGAGTTCCGCCTCGAAAGCGGTGAGTTCCAGGTGGTCGACGTCGGCAGCCTCAACGGCACCTACGTCAACCGCGAACCGGTGGACTCGGCGGTGCTGGCCAACGGCGACGAGGTGCAGATCGGGAAGTTCCGCCTGGTGTTCCTCACCGGCCCGAAGAACGACGACAGCGGTCAGGCCGGCTAG
- the gcvH gene encoding glycine cleavage system H protein produces MSEIPADLHYTEEHEWVLRTGDDTVRVGITDYAQSALGDVVFVQLPDVGAEVTAGESFGEVESTKSVSDLYAPVTAKVVAVNGDLEGSPQLVNSDPYGEGWLVELQADPAALEQGLGTLLDADGYRSTVSE; encoded by the coding sequence GTGAGCGAAATCCCAGCCGACCTGCACTACACCGAAGAACACGAGTGGGTGTTGCGCACCGGCGACGACACCGTGCGCGTCGGTATCACTGATTACGCCCAGTCGGCACTCGGTGACGTGGTGTTCGTCCAGCTGCCCGACGTCGGTGCCGAGGTGACTGCCGGCGAGTCGTTCGGCGAGGTGGAGTCCACCAAGTCGGTGTCGGACCTCTACGCCCCCGTCACCGCGAAAGTCGTTGCGGTCAACGGTGATCTCGAGGGAAGTCCGCAGCTCGTTAACTCCGATCCCTATGGGGAGGGTTGGCTGGTCGAGCTGCAGGCCGACCCCGCCGCCCTGGAGCAGGGGCTGGGCACACTGCTGGACGCCGACGGCTACCGCAGCACAGTGAGCGAGTGA
- a CDS encoding Bacterial protein of uncharacterised function (DUF881) yields the protein MNEHTPQHSLPDDNDDRRAGGGRHELPPDEPSQDIGDLRAGGIAGVMRRGRSQVVFGALAVVLCVLLGVAIVTQVRQNESGDSLETARPADLLVLLDSLQQREAALNTEVNDLQRTLAQLQASGSSDQAAIENAQARLAALSILIGTVPATGPGVTLTITDTAPGVPAETLLDVINELRNAGAEAMEIRGGGADAQTAVRVGVDTWVVGNPGALVIDDVTMSPPYSVLAIGDPPTLAAAMTIPGGAMDSVERVGGSMAVQQSDRVDVTALRQPKQRQYAQPVK from the coding sequence ATGAATGAGCACACACCGCAGCATTCCCTACCCGATGACAACGACGACCGTCGCGCCGGCGGCGGCCGCCACGAACTGCCACCCGACGAGCCGTCTCAGGACATCGGCGATCTGCGCGCGGGCGGAATCGCCGGGGTGATGCGGAGGGGCCGCTCCCAGGTGGTGTTCGGGGCGCTGGCCGTGGTGCTGTGCGTACTGCTCGGTGTGGCGATCGTGACCCAGGTTCGACAGAACGAGTCCGGTGACTCGCTCGAGACCGCCCGGCCCGCTGACCTGTTGGTGCTGCTCGACTCGCTGCAACAGCGGGAGGCTGCGCTGAACACCGAGGTGAACGATCTGCAGCGCACCCTGGCGCAATTGCAGGCCTCCGGCAGCAGCGACCAGGCCGCCATCGAGAACGCCCAGGCCCGGCTCGCCGCGCTGTCCATCCTGATCGGCACCGTGCCCGCGACCGGCCCCGGTGTGACGTTGACCATCACCGACACCGCGCCCGGGGTGCCCGCCGAAACGCTGCTCGACGTGATCAACGAACTGCGCAACGCCGGCGCCGAGGCAATGGAGATCCGCGGAGGGGGAGCCGACGCGCAGACCGCGGTGCGCGTCGGCGTCGACACCTGGGTCGTCGGCAACCCGGGCGCCCTGGTGATCGACGACGTCACCATGAGCCCCCCGTATTCGGTTCTGGCCATTGGCGATCCGCCCACCCTGGCCGCGGCCATGACCATTCCCGGCGGCGCCATGGACAGCGTCGAACGGGTCGGCGGCAGCATGGCTGTGCAGCAGTCCGACCGCGTCGACGTGACCGCCTTGCGACAACCGAAACAGCGCCAATACGCTCAGCCAGTCAAATAA
- a CDS encoding Conserved membrane protein of uncharacterised function → MIGIAALIVGVVLGLVFRPDVPEFVQPYLPIAVVAALDAVFGGLRAYLERIFDSKVFVVSFVFNVLVAALIVYLGDQLGVGTQLSTAIIVVLGIRIFGNAAALRRRLFGA, encoded by the coding sequence ATGATCGGAATCGCCGCACTGATCGTGGGCGTGGTGCTCGGCCTGGTGTTTCGCCCCGACGTGCCCGAGTTCGTCCAGCCCTACCTGCCGATCGCGGTCGTCGCCGCGCTCGACGCAGTCTTCGGCGGCCTGCGCGCGTACCTGGAGCGCATCTTCGACTCGAAGGTGTTCGTGGTGTCGTTCGTGTTCAACGTGTTGGTCGCCGCGCTGATCGTCTACCTCGGCGACCAGTTGGGGGTCGGCACGCAGTTGTCGACGGCGATCATCGTCGTGCTCGGAATCCGGATCTTCGGCAACGCAGCCGCTTTGCGCCGCAGGTTGTTCGGCGCGTGA
- a CDS encoding membrane associated protein has product MTQSFRNTLGGYDPESGRNAHEANRPTKIPVPSLLRSLLTDHLDPGYAAAAEAKVAGRERPKWQQWVWQLAGALLLVVVFAAAVAQARATAPGVQETQHVLAGSVRTAQADTTAAAERRDTLAAEVDDERRRRLEGDARGQQLLSRLDEASFAAAATPVIGPGLTITVTDPGASSANLSDVSKERVPGSRQVILDRDLQLVVNSLWVSGAEALSVGGVRIGPNVTIRQAGGGILVDNQPINSPYVVLAIGPPHAMQEVFDRSPGLQRLRLLEASYGVGVSVSTGDGLQLPAGSVRELNFAKQIGQ; this is encoded by the coding sequence ATGACGCAGAGTTTCCGCAACACACTCGGCGGCTATGACCCGGAGTCGGGCCGCAACGCCCACGAGGCGAACCGGCCGACCAAGATTCCGGTGCCGTCCCTGCTGCGGTCGCTGCTGACCGATCACCTCGATCCGGGGTACGCCGCGGCCGCCGAGGCGAAGGTCGCCGGCCGCGAGCGGCCGAAGTGGCAACAGTGGGTCTGGCAGCTGGCGGGTGCCTTGCTGCTGGTGGTGGTGTTCGCCGCCGCGGTGGCCCAGGCGCGCGCGACCGCACCCGGTGTCCAGGAGACGCAGCATGTGCTTGCGGGCAGCGTGCGGACGGCGCAGGCCGACACCACCGCGGCCGCCGAGCGCCGGGACACACTGGCGGCCGAGGTCGACGACGAACGCCGCAGGCGCCTGGAGGGCGACGCACGCGGCCAGCAGTTGCTCAGCCGCCTCGACGAGGCGAGCTTCGCCGCCGCGGCCACGCCCGTGATCGGGCCCGGGCTGACGATCACCGTCACCGACCCGGGCGCGTCGTCGGCCAACCTGAGCGACGTGTCCAAAGAACGGGTCCCGGGCAGTAGGCAGGTGATTCTCGACCGCGACCTGCAACTGGTCGTCAACTCGTTGTGGGTCAGCGGCGCCGAAGCGCTGTCGGTCGGCGGTGTGCGGATCGGCCCCAATGTCACTATCCGACAGGCGGGCGGCGGCATCCTGGTCGACAATCAACCGATCAACAGCCCTTATGTCGTCCTCGCGATCGGACCGCCGCACGCGATGCAGGAGGTGTTCGATCGCAGCCCGGGCCTGCAGCGGCTGCGGCTGCTGGAGGCCTCCTACGGTGTCGGGGTGAGCGTGAGCACCGGCGACGGGCTGCAGCTGCCCGCAGGCTCGGTCCGAGAATTGAACTTCGCCAAGCAGATTGGGCAATGA
- the pgsA2_1 gene encoding phosphatidylglycerophosphate synthase yields the protein MTEAHGQVPSPPEGAGQARDRVLTVPNVLSAVRLVLVPVFLWLLLVVHANAWAVAVLMFSGFSDWADGKIARLVDNQSSRLGELLDPAVDRIYMLTVPIAMGLHGSLPWWIVLTLIGRDAVLAATLPLLRSRGLTALPVTYIGKAATFALMSGLPLILLGQWDATWSRVVLAIGWGFLIWGLLMYLWSGVLYLIQVGMVVRQLPKVSR from the coding sequence ATGACCGAGGCGCATGGCCAGGTGCCTTCGCCGCCGGAGGGGGCGGGTCAGGCCCGCGACCGGGTGCTCACCGTGCCCAACGTGCTCAGCGCGGTGCGTCTGGTGCTGGTGCCGGTCTTCCTGTGGCTGCTGCTCGTGGTGCATGCCAACGCCTGGGCGGTGGCCGTGCTGATGTTCAGCGGGTTCTCCGACTGGGCCGACGGCAAGATCGCCCGGCTGGTCGACAACCAGTCATCGCGGCTGGGGGAGCTGCTCGATCCCGCCGTGGACCGCATCTACATGCTGACGGTCCCGATCGCCATGGGGCTGCACGGGTCGCTGCCGTGGTGGATCGTGCTCACCTTGATCGGGCGTGACGCCGTGCTGGCCGCGACGCTGCCGCTGCTGCGCAGCCGCGGCCTGACCGCGCTGCCGGTCACCTACATCGGCAAGGCCGCCACGTTCGCGTTGATGTCGGGTCTGCCGCTGATCCTGTTGGGGCAGTGGGACGCCACGTGGAGCCGGGTGGTGCTGGCCATCGGGTGGGGCTTTCTGATCTGGGGTCTGCTGATGTACCTGTGGTCAGGGGTGCTCTACCTGATCCAGGTGGGCATGGTGGTGCGCCAACTGCCGAAGGTGTCGCGATGA